The following coding sequences lie in one Apium graveolens cultivar Ventura chromosome 1, ASM990537v1, whole genome shotgun sequence genomic window:
- the LOC141673950 gene encoding transcription factor bHLH30-like translates to MQQQNMSDAYFQAGGGVGGSSMMFPEVMPWTLPHGFNPVHFQSNPIRDHDTYLLPPQPPSQYGGMFNRRSFSNYDTSSTDHLRFISDTVLGQMAQPCSGPFGLQAELSKLTAQEIMDAKALAASKSHSEAERRRRERINNHLAKLRSLLPSTTKTDKASLLAEVIQHLKELKRQTSLIAESCPIPTETDELTVYNEEDEDGRLIIKASLCCEDRTDLLPDLIKTLKAMRLKTLKAEITTLGGRVKNVLFITGDDQESSRDDDEQQQPHEYFISSIHEAFKAVMEKSNGDESSPGSVKRQRTNINII, encoded by the exons ATGCAGCAACAAAACATGAGTGATGCATATTTCCAAGCAGGAGGTGGTGTTGGTGGAAGCAGCATGATGTTTCCAGAAGTCATGCCATGGACTCTCCCCCACGGATTCAACCCGGTTCACTTCCAATCCAACCCGATTCGAGACCACGACACGTATCTCCTGCCTCCCCAGCCACCATCACAGTACGGAGGCATGTTCAACAGAAGATCATTTTCTAATTACGATACTTCATCCACCGATCATCTCAGGTTCATATCAGACACGGTCCTAGGACAAATGGCTCAGCCGTGTTCGGGGCCTTTCGGGCTACAAGCTGAGCTGAGTAAGCTAACAGCTCAGGAGATAATGGATGCAAAGGCTCTTGCAGCTTCCAAGAGTCACAGTGAGGCTGAAAGGAGACGTAGAGAAAGAATTAATAACCACCTTGCTAAGTTGCGCAGCTTGCTACCGAGCACTACCAAA ACGGACAAGGCTTCATTGCTAGCTGAAGTGATTCAACATTTGAAGGAGTTAAAGAGACAAACATCTCTAATAGCTGAATCATGCCCAATCCCTACTGAAACTGATGAATTAACAGTGTATAATGAGGAGGATGAGGATGGTAGACTAATAATTAAAGCTTCTTTATGTTGTGAAGACAGAACTGATCTTTTGCCTGATCTCATAAAGACCCTAAAAGCCATGAGATTAAAAACACTTAAAGCTGAAATAACAACACTGGGAGGTAGAGTGAAGAATGTCTTATTCATCACAGGAGATGATCAAGAATCGAGCCGAGACGATGATGAGCAGCAGCAACCACATGAGTATTTCATAAGCTCAATACATGAAGCATTCAAAGCTGTGATGGAGAAATCAAATGGTGATGAGTCCTCACCTGGGAGTGTGAAGAGACAAAGAACCAATATTAATATCATATAG
- the LOC141673941 gene encoding uncharacterized protein LOC141673941, with protein MDEQRRVMNWREVAKSLKLVTSHALLFSFTLLLLLKLCNDVVSFPWWIVFIPLWLFHVVVARSRFSIPAPLIPCDRYWVPFHSVVATPLLVAFELLLCIYLDGKYALNLKIVFSPLLALETAIFVDNARMFKALLPGDEVSVADAAILKALPHLWIAFSMIFFIAGTTFTLLKLCDDSELIFWWEIFLNYGFAQLFAFFTCTNWHNPLIHRHSQFSTTSSNLAISGYLDCYSGLDLSSNEEHEQSRRHSLQVIGGHVMKVPLIVFQILLFIRLQLSVSRYFSMPFVFSPLLLLQGAGLFFAVYRLVENIILKLHRGDGSPAYFKISSKAHDLFAFMHHGSRLLGWWSIDEGSREEQARLYCAGLSGYNTFSPDVVKKMSKASLTEEISKLQAALGEQIEIRKFSQEEYERLQNEKILCQICFEEQINVVLLPCRHRILCRSCCQRCKRCPICRIYIVQRLCVDEV; from the exons ATGGATGAGCAAAGAAGAGTGATGAACTGGAGAGAAGTAGCTAAGTCTTTAAAATTAGTGACGTCACACGCCTTGCTATTCTCCTTCACTCTTTTACTTCTTCTTAAGCTCTGCAACGACGTCGTCTCCTTCCCTTGGTG GATTGTTTTCATTCCCCTCTGGTTATTTCATGTTGTTGTCGCACGTAGCAGGTTCTCAATACCCGCCCCACTAATCCCTTGTGATCGCTAT TGGGTACCGTTTCACTCTGTTGTGGCAACTCCTTTGCTTGTTGCGTTTGAACTACTCCTCTGTATATATCTGGATGGCAAATACG CTTTAAACTTGAAGATTGTTTTCTCACCCTTGCTGGCACTTGAAACAGCAATTTTCGTAGATAATGCTAG GATGTTTAAGGCTTTACTTCCTGGTGATGAGGTTAGCGTGGCTGATGCTGCAATATTAAAGGCCCTTCCT CACCTTTGGATTGCCTTCTCTATGATCTTCTTCATTGCCGGCACGACATTCACACTTTTGAAGCTATGTG ATGATTCAGAGCTTATTTTTTGGTGGGAAATATTTCTTAATTACGG ATTTGCTCAGTTGTTTGCTTTTTTTACTTGCACAAATTGGCACAATCCTCTAATTCATAGACATTCTCAGTTTAGCACAACCAGTTCAAATTTGGCAATTTCTGGATATCTTGATTGTTATTCTGGCTTGGATTTATCTTCAAATGAAGAGCATGAGCAGAGTAGAAGACACAGTTTGCAGGTTATTGGCGGTCATGTTATGAAAGTTCCACTGATTGTGTTTCAGATCCTGCTATTCATACGATTACAG CTGTCTGTCTCTAGATACTTCTCCATGCCGTTTGTCTTTTCTCCTCTTTTGTTGCTTCAAGGAGCTGGATTATTCTTTGCTGTATATAGACTTGTGGAAAATATCATACTTAAACTACATAGGGGAGATGGTTCACCAGCATATTTTAAAATATCCTCAAAAGCCCATGATTTATTTGCATTTATGCACCATGGGTCAAG GTTGCTGGGTTGGTGGTCAATTGATGAAGGAAGTCGAGAGGAACAAGCTAGACTTTACTGTGCTGGATTATCTGG GTACAATACATTCTCACCTGATGTTGTCAAGAAAATGTCAAAGGCAAGCCTTACTGAGGAG ATTTCAAAACTACAAGCAGCACTTGGGGAGCAAATAGAGATCAGGAAATTTAGTCAAGAGGAGTACGAAAGACTTCAAAAT GAAAAGATCCTATGTCAGATTTGCTTTGAAGAACAGATAAACGTAGTTCTGCTTCCCTGCAGGCATCGCATTCTTTGCAg ATCTTGTTGCCAGAGGTGTAAAAGGTGTCCCATTTGCCGCATTTATATTGTACAGCGCCTGTGTGTAGATGAAGTTTAG
- the LOC141713698 gene encoding uncharacterized protein LOC141713698 — translation MAGEEGDNFFNLKDLNEDYGKEYNHSTRVNRINGQRSYSVNQDEPITSVHPNNSMLTESTPNIVRLVGKRRKLGDLPRLGHLNETAASSASFSRNMLKEETRSNINDVSLNGREPLNRKGKENYLGFGRELFADEIVSDDEEENNDFNEGPNVVIPSFLSDDSEGSDYEASDCESSDDADCLSWSLDGDDEVIVDGMNSDCNLMQRRRAQRRVVPEEYASLGGPTAICSKCHARIWKEERVNKNVTKGCPIFSLCCMKGAVRLPPIPPTPEYLLDLYNDKKRGPTLYRLIRLYNTIFAFTSTGGNIDHSINNGRAPYVYRLNGQNHQVFGSLIPNDNESPKFCQLYIYDAINEVDNRLRWVSVHDRESVDKEVVRGLITMLDETNQLVGEFRQQRDLYESGEIVELQITLKVIRSESGRECHISSTDEVAGIMVGDTEETCGDRDIVVNEKGKGLVRVSYIHPKLMALQYPLLFPRGEDGFHPKIKFEKTADSSCKPRGFLSLKNYYSYTFQIRESDGKTRLWWIRTHQTTLRNELYNNICRSISRGEVDSSNTGKGIVLPAGYVGSKRYMQQNFQDALAKMMEYVPGCIAPNCPDIISRVFKLKLDQLMVDIKDKKTLWCLYWSYVCRRVSEKRPSTYPLLDPVGYAAVKEFMIHGPCGLQNVKSPCMKDLRCIRHFPKKYCARTTFDDSGFPMYMRRRTNINVEIRKAELDNQWAMIVLRFMSREREKGDKNCTFRANEALGKVATREKNKFSKLEEQALAFFYLNSVDVNARKYTYDEIPRFYVWNDGERKWTMRKRRFQIGRLCYVHHSTGEPWFLRLLLMKVRGATSFESLRTVNGVCYSTFRDACKEYDLLDDDKEWHEVLTQASAGGLPPQVRQLFVHIIVNCKVTDFKILWSTHWKNMVDDILLRRHQSCPNTLFTLNELQLQFYALGEIDELLRSVGKSLKKFDQLPQPPRSYLNNGTNNLIIEETSYDTRKMEYETAKLLQDCTEEQRKIYDAVIQSIDTNVGGIFFIYGSGGCGKTFLWRTLICKLRSQGKIMFPVASSGIAAILMPGGRTAHSRFKIPIVLDECSTCNIAHDSDVA, via the exons ATGGCTGGTGAAGAAGGTGACAATTTCTTTAACCTAAAAGATTTGAATGAAGATTATG GTAAGGAGTACAACCACAG CACCCGTGTTAACAGGATCAATGGCCAACGTTCATACTCCGTCAACCAAGACGAACCGATCACCTCTGTTCACCCCAACAATA GTATGTTGACGGAATCCACGCCAAATATTGTTAGGTTGGTGGGAAAGAGGAGGAAACTTGGTGACTTGCCTAGGTTAGGCCACTTGAATGAAACAGCTGCAA GTAGCGCCTCATTTTCTAGAAATATGTTGAAAG AGGAAACGCGATCAAACATTAATGATGTTTCCTTAAATGGACGTGAACCTTTGAACCGGAAAGGGAAGGAAAATTATCTTGGATTTGGTAGAGAATTATTCGCAGATGAGATTGTTAGTGATGATGAGGAAGAAAACAATGACTTTAATGAAG GTCCGAATGTAGTTATTCCTTCATTTTTGTCTGATGATTCTGAAGGATCAGATTATGAAGCAAGTGATTGTGAATCAAGTG atgatgcagattgtcttagTTGGTCGCTTGATGGTGATGATGAAGTCATTGTTGATGGGATGAATTCGGATTGTAATTTGATGCAGAGAAGACGTGCACAGCGACGTGTCGTTCCTGAGGAGTATGCTTCTTTGGGTGGTCCTACTGCCATATGTTCGAAATGTCATGCTCGGATATGGAAGGAAGAAAGGGTAAATAAAAATGTGACTAAAGGCTGTCCTATATTTTCTCTTTGTTGCATGAAAGGTGCTGTGAGATTGCCTCCAATCCCTCCTACCCCTGAGTATTTGCTGGATTTATACAACGACAAGAAAAGAGGTCCTACTCTTTATAGATTGATACGGCTCTACAATACAATTTTTGCCTTTACTTCTACCGGTGGTAACATAGATCATTCAATTAACAATGGAAGGGCGCCTTATGTATACAGATTAAATGGTCAGAACCACCAAGTTTTTGGATCTTTAATACCGAATGACAATGAATCCCCCAAATTTTGTCAACTCTACATTTATGACGCCATTAACGAAGTTGATAATCGTCTTCGGTGGGTTAGTGTTCATGACCGAGAAAGTGTTGATAAAGAGGTTGTACGAGGTCTTATAACAATGTTAGATGAAACAAATCAATTGGTTGGTGAGTTTAGGCAGCAGCGTGATTTGTATGAAAGCGGTGAAATAGTTGAGCTGCAGATTACACTCAAAGTTATCAGATCTGAGAGTGGAAGAGAATGTCATATTTCTAGCACTGATGAAGTTGCTGGCATTATGGTTGGTGACACTGAAGAAACATGTGGCGACCGTGATATAGTTGTTAATGAAAAAGGTAAAGGTTTAGTCCGTGTTTCTTATATTCATCCGAAGTTGATGGCTTTACAGTACCCTTTACTCTTTCCACGTGGAGAAGATGGATTTCACCCAAAGATTAAATTTGAAAAGACTGCTGATAGTTCTTGCAAACCACGTGGCTTTTTGTCTCTGAAGAATTACTACTCATATACTTTCCAAATTAGAGAGTCTGATGGTAAG ACACGACTATGGTGGATCCGTACTCACCAAACTACTTTACGGAATGAATTATACAACAATATTTGTAGATCTATTAGCAGAGGTGAAGTGGACAGTTCAAATACCGGTAAAGGTATAGTTCTGCCAGCTGGCTACGTTGGTTCGAAGCGATACATGCAACAAAATTTTCAAGATGCGCTGGCC AAGATGATGGAGTATGTGCCTGGTTGCATTGCTCCAAACTGTCCTGACATCATATCAAGGGTGTTTAAGCTAAAACTTGATCAGTTAATGGTAGATATTAAGGATAAAAAAACACTTTGGTGTTTGTATTGGAG TTATGTATGTCGTCGAGTTTCAGAAAAGAGGCCTTCCACAT ATCCTTTATTAGATCCGGTTGGTTATGCAGCCGTGAAGGAATTTATGATCCACGGTCCATGTGGTTTGCAAAATGTAAAGTCTCCATGCATGAAAGATTTACGTTGCATACGTCATTTTCCGAAAAA GTACTGTGCTCGAACTACTTTTGATGACAGTGGCTTCCCGATGTATATGCGACGCAGAACAAACATCAATGTTGAAATAAGGAAGGCTGAGCTGGACAACCAGTGG GCCATGATCGTGCTACGGTTCATGTCCAGAGAAAGAGAAAAAG GTGACAAAAACTGCACCTTCCGTGCCAATGAAGCGCTAGGGAAAGTTGCTACCAGGGAGAAGAACAAGTTCAGTAAACTGGAAGAACAAGCGCTAGCCTTTTTTTATTTAAACTCTGTTGATGTTAATGCACGGAAGTACACTTATGATGAAATCCCACGGTTTTATGTGTGGAATGATGGTGAGAGGAAATGGACCATGAGAAAGCGTAGGTTTCAAATAGGTAGATTATGTTATGTGCATCACAGTACGGGTGAGCCTTGGTTTCTTCGTTTATTGCTTATGAAGGTACGTGGTGCCACCTCATTTGAGTCTTTACGTACCGTTAATGGAGTATGTTACAGTACATTTCGCGATGCATGTAAAGAGTATGATTTACTTGACGATGATAAAGAATGGCATGAAGTGTTGACTCAAGCTTCTGCAGGTGGATTACCTCCCCAGGTTCGACAGCTTTTTGTCCATATTATTGTCAATTGTAAAGTCACCGATTTCAAGATTTTATGGAGTACACATTGGAAGAACATGgttgatgacattttactcaGACGACATCAAAGTTGTCCAAATACCTTATTCACTCTTAATGAACTGCAACTGCAGTTCTATGCTTTAGGAG AAATAGATGAGTTGCTCCGGTCAGTTGGTAAATCCTTGAAGAAATTTGATCAGTTGCCTCAACCTCCTCGCAGCTATTTGAACAATGGAACAAACAATTTGATAATTGAAGAGACAAGCTATGACACCAGGAAAATGGAGTATGAAACTGCCAAGCTACTACAGGACTGTACAGAGGAGCAGAGGAAAATATATGATGCAGTAATACAATCTATTGACACTAACGTTGGAGGGATTTTCTTCATTTATGGTAGTGGGGGTTGTGGAAAGACATTCTTATGGAGAACTCTTATATGTAAGTTACGTTCACAAGGTAAAATTATGTTTCCAGTTGCTTCTTCAGGGATTGCTGCCATATTAATGCCCGGTGGTCGGACTGCGCACTCCAGATTTAAAATTCCAATAGTTCTTGATGAATGTTCAACATGTAATATTGCCCATGATTCAGATGTTGCGTAA